The following coding sequences lie in one Arachis ipaensis cultivar K30076 chromosome B05, Araip1.1, whole genome shotgun sequence genomic window:
- the LOC107643001 gene encoding uncharacterized protein LOC107643001, with protein MAPTFRGGRGGGRDSSGGGRGTKMDAVAMAAMVVEKSKAAWVHCRACYSRVRGVCAGRSCYNYRHLWAFCNRLPNKLYEKMKVAAPDHSQETRSHLGCCCEASFSVDAENPPLMQKIQNRYIVARILIALHQKNNLATKVKEDLSTATVEVNLIRIN; from the exons ATGGCTCCAACCTTCAGGGGTGGTCGTGGTGGTGGAAGGGACAGCAGCGGTGGTGGTAGGGGTACGAAGATGGATGCGGTGGCGATGGCGGCTATGGTGGTGGAGAAGTCTAAGGCAGCATGGGTCCACTGTCGTGCATGCTACAGCCGT GTTCGGGGCGTTTGTGCCGGCAGAAGCTGCTACAACTATAGGCATTTATGGGCATTTTGCAACAGACTGCCCAACAAGCTCTATGAGAAAATGAAA GTAGCAGCACCAGATCACTCTCAAGAGACGCGCTCCCACCTAGgg TGTTGTTGTGAGGCGTCCTTCTCCGTTGATGCCGAAAATCCACCGTTGATGCAGAAAATTCAGAACCGTTATATTGTTGCCAGGATTCTAATTGCCCTTCACCAAAAG AATAATTTAGCAACTAAGGTAAAAGAAGATCTTTCTACAGCTACTGTGGAG GTGAATCTGATCAGAATAAATTGA